A single window of [Clostridium] hylemonae DSM 15053 DNA harbors:
- a CDS encoding CvpA family protein — MNWILIATGVIFLICIVVGICRGAIKIAVSLAATLLTLLLVYFATPFVAQGITKYTPLDEMIEDQVISTMAGAAASQLADGDTGGLTEEDVRKALNAAGVTEDMLSQYGVTIQDIVDGKIKSSDLEKYGISGDLLKGLGGEKKKEVEDAINNADIPRDLQVAAIDKADLPELFKDMLTTNNNSDMYKELGVETFAQYVGHFLAKLIINIIAFLCTFILVTIIIRAIVFALDIISELPVLGAVNRLAGGAVGAAGALIIVWTLFVIITLLYTTDIGKQMFDMIESNSLLKMLYDYNPIMKLATIFR; from the coding sequence ATGAACTGGATATTAATAGCGACAGGAGTAATATTTCTAATCTGTATTGTAGTGGGAATCTGCAGGGGAGCGATCAAAATAGCGGTATCACTGGCGGCCACCCTGCTTACTTTGCTGCTCGTTTATTTTGCCACGCCTTTTGTAGCGCAGGGGATAACAAAGTACACCCCTCTTGATGAAATGATCGAGGACCAGGTGATCAGTACGATGGCCGGGGCCGCGGCATCACAGCTTGCGGACGGCGACACCGGCGGGCTGACGGAGGAGGATGTCAGAAAAGCGTTAAATGCAGCCGGGGTGACAGAGGACATGCTGTCTCAGTATGGGGTTACGATCCAGGATATTGTGGACGGCAAGATCAAAAGCTCAGATTTAGAGAAATATGGGATATCCGGAGATCTGCTGAAGGGGCTCGGTGGGGAAAAGAAAAAAGAGGTGGAGGATGCGATAAACAATGCAGACATCCCACGGGACCTTCAGGTTGCGGCGATCGATAAAGCAGATCTCCCGGAATTGTTTAAGGATATGCTGACGACAAATAATAACAGTGATATGTACAAGGAGCTGGGGGTGGAGACGTTTGCCCAGTATGTCGGACATTTTCTGGCGAAGCTTATAATCAACATTATCGCGTTTCTGTGTACCTTTATCTTAGTTACCATAATAATACGGGCGATCGTATTCGCGCTTGACATTATCTCTGAGCTGCCGGTGCTCGGCGCTGTAAACCGTCTGGCGGGAGGGGCGGTCGGGGCGGCAGGCGCCCTGATCATCGTATGGACATTGTTTGTTATTATAACTTTGCTTTATACGACGGACATCGGAAAGCAGATGTTCGACATGATCGAAAGCAACAGCCTGCTGAAAATGTTGTATGACTATAACCCAATAATGAAGCTTGCCACAATTTTTAGATAA
- a CDS encoding ArsR/SmtB family transcription factor — MNNEYTKDAGIFKALCDEKRLKVLNLLRSGEKCACVLIDDMSIGQSTLSYHMKILCDSGIVVSRQEGKWTYYRLSESGSRYALERLLKITTPEISNTK, encoded by the coding sequence ATGAATAATGAATATACGAAAGACGCAGGAATTTTCAAAGCTCTTTGCGATGAAAAAAGACTAAAGGTTTTAAATCTTTTGAGAAGTGGAGAAAAGTGTGCGTGTGTTTTAATTGATGATATGAGTATAGGGCAATCCACACTTTCTTATCATATGAAAATATTGTGCGATTCCGGTATTGTTGTCAGCCGGCAGGAGGGAAAATGGACATATTACAGACTCAGCGAGTCAGGAAGCAGATATGCATTAGAAAGACTTTTGAAAATAACAACACCTGAAATAAGTAATACAAAGTGA
- a CDS encoding permease translates to MEVITLETLKIIFLFIQDEILGMKWLNDLIQKILISAGINIDSKVGASIHFFIYDIIKISVLLCILIFIISYIQSYFPPERSKKILGRFHGVWANIVSALLGTVTPFCSCSSIPLFIGFTSAGLPLGVTFSFLISSPMVDLGSLVLLISIFGTKVAVAYVIVGLVIAVVGGIFIEKLHMEKYVEDFIKKEDSVDIESPTLTKRDRVQFSKKQVIETLKQVFPYIVIGVGIGAFIHNWIPESWIETVLGSKNPFGVVLAALVGIPMYADIFGTIPVAEALLSKGAQLGTILAFMMAVTTLSLPSLIMLRKAVKPKLLALFIAVCTMGIVIVGYLFNLFHAFFI, encoded by the coding sequence ATGGAGGTAATAACATTGGAGACTTTAAAAATCATTTTTCTATTTATCCAGGACGAGATTCTTGGAATGAAATGGTTAAATGACCTTATTCAAAAGATACTCATTTCTGCAGGCATAAACATTGACTCTAAGGTGGGCGCCAGTATCCACTTCTTTATTTATGACATAATTAAAATAAGCGTATTATTGTGTATATTGATTTTTATCATATCGTATATACAAAGCTATTTTCCACCGGAACGCAGTAAAAAGATACTGGGCCGTTTTCATGGTGTCTGGGCAAATATAGTTTCGGCTTTACTCGGGACTGTGACTCCATTTTGCTCCTGCTCGTCAATTCCGCTTTTCATCGGCTTTACGAGCGCGGGCCTGCCGTTAGGAGTGACCTTTTCGTTTTTGATATCTTCACCTATGGTAGATTTGGGCAGCCTTGTTTTGCTCATAAGTATATTTGGCACTAAGGTTGCGGTTGCTTATGTCATAGTCGGCCTGGTGATCGCAGTAGTGGGCGGCATATTTATTGAAAAGCTTCATATGGAAAAATATGTGGAAGATTTTATCAAAAAGGAAGACAGCGTGGATATTGAGTCACCGACTTTGACAAAACGAGATCGGGTACAGTTTTCTAAGAAACAGGTGATTGAAACATTGAAACAGGTATTTCCGTATATAGTGATCGGAGTTGGCATAGGTGCATTTATACACAACTGGATTCCCGAAAGCTGGATAGAGACCGTATTAGGCAGCAAAAATCCGTTTGGCGTTGTTTTGGCGGCATTAGTAGGAATTCCTATGTACGCAGATATCTTCGGAACGATTCCGGTAGCAGAAGCGCTGCTTTCAAAAGGTGCGCAGTTAGGAACGATACTGGCCTTTATGATGGCAGTTACAACATTGAGTCTGCCGTCGTTGATCATGCTGAGGAAGGCTGTTAAACCTAAATTGCTTGCGTTATTTATTGCTGTGTGTACAATGGGAATCGTCATTGTCGGCTATTTGTTTAATTTATTTCATGCATTTTTTATATGA
- a CDS encoding FAD-dependent oxidoreductase, with protein sequence MSGKRKSYDAVVIGFGKGGKTIAGALGSAGKKVAMIEQSTKMYGGTCINVGCIPTKSLVNSAKEAAFGCRDGREVYAEAVQRKAQLVEKLRGKNYQKLAGDPNITVIDGKARFVSPHEVEVDTAEETLIVSGEQFFINTGSVPFIPPVKGIENNPYVYLSETLLDMEELPERLVIIGGGYIGVEFASIYADFGSKVSILQDGPVFLPREDEEIAREVRGSLERRGVRVLTEVKVEEVKEASGHAEVVISTKEGTDLLEAEAVLAATGRRPNTKGLNLEAAGVQVNERGGIITDDSRTTTAPHIYAMGDVVGGLQFTYISLDDYRIVRSKIMGDGSYTLDKRGAVPYSVFLNPPFSRVGMSEAEALKAGHKVKTARLGAAAIPKAQVLRQPEGLLKAVIDEDTGRILGAHLFCEESHELINLVKIAMDAGLHYTVLRDMIFTHPTMGEALNDLFNV encoded by the coding sequence ATGTCAGGTAAGAGAAAAAGTTATGATGCGGTCGTGATCGGTTTTGGAAAAGGCGGGAAGACGATAGCCGGCGCCCTGGGCAGCGCCGGGAAAAAGGTTGCGATGATTGAACAGTCAACGAAGATGTATGGAGGTACATGTATCAATGTCGGATGTATTCCGACCAAATCTCTCGTAAACAGCGCAAAAGAGGCTGCTTTTGGATGCAGGGACGGCAGGGAAGTGTATGCCGAGGCGGTGCAAAGAAAAGCGCAGCTCGTAGAAAAGCTGAGAGGGAAGAACTATCAAAAACTGGCGGGAGATCCGAATATAACTGTTATTGACGGCAAGGCCAGATTCGTTTCTCCGCACGAGGTTGAGGTTGACACTGCGGAGGAAACATTGATCGTTTCCGGAGAACAATTTTTTATCAATACAGGTTCTGTACCATTTATACCTCCTGTGAAAGGAATTGAAAATAATCCTTACGTATATCTGAGTGAAACACTGCTGGATATGGAAGAACTGCCGGAGCGCCTTGTCATTATAGGGGGCGGTTATATCGGAGTGGAATTTGCTTCTATCTATGCGGACTTCGGGTCAAAGGTCTCTATCCTTCAGGACGGTCCAGTGTTCCTGCCGCGGGAAGATGAGGAGATAGCCAGGGAAGTGCGCGGCAGCCTGGAACGCCGCGGAGTACGCGTGCTCACAGAGGTAAAGGTGGAGGAAGTGAAAGAGGCGTCCGGTCATGCGGAAGTAGTGATCAGTACGAAAGAGGGCACAGATCTCCTGGAAGCAGAGGCTGTGCTTGCGGCAACCGGGAGAAGGCCAAATACGAAGGGGCTTAATCTGGAGGCCGCCGGTGTTCAGGTAAATGAAAGAGGCGGTATCATAACCGATGATTCAAGAACTACGACGGCTCCGCATATTTACGCCATGGGCGACGTAGTCGGAGGGCTGCAGTTCACTTATATTTCGTTGGATGACTATAGGATCGTGCGCTCAAAGATAATGGGAGACGGAAGCTATACTCTTGATAAGAGAGGGGCTGTCCCTTACAGTGTATTTCTGAATCCTCCATTCTCCAGAGTGGGCATGAGTGAAGCCGAAGCCTTGAAAGCGGGCCATAAAGTAAAGACAGCCCGTCTCGGGGCTGCCGCAATACCAAAAGCGCAGGTTTTAAGGCAGCCGGAAGGGCTCCTGAAGGCTGTGATCGATGAAGATACAGGCAGAATATTAGGAGCACATCTCTTCTGTGAGGAATCTCATGAATTGATCAATCTTGTGAAGATTGCAATGGATGCAGGTCTTCATTATACGGTGTTGAGGGATATGATATTTACGCATCCGACTATGGGAGAAGCGCTGAACGATCTTTTTAACGTATAG
- a CDS encoding FAD-dependent oxidoreductase gives MQKKSYWNETVSIPARNPLAGDISIDTVIIGGGMAGILTAFLLKKKGRECIVLEAERIGGGQTGCTTAKVTSQHNLIYADLIKTKGEVLARQYAQANEAAIREYESVIRQNKIDCDWKECPAYLYADRKKTELHNEYMAALHLGIPARWTEDTELPFRVEGALRFDAQARFHPIKFLKAVSDEVTVFENTKVIKVTDNGVETDKGNVQAANIVFACHYPFVNIPGYYFMRMYQERSYVLAVKGAPPLNGVYLGVDQDSLSLRTAGELLLIGGEGHRTGEDTCGGQYGKLKSAAARWWPDSKEAYRWSAQDCMTLDKVPYIGRYSRRKQNWFVATGFQKWGMTSSMVSAMILSDMITGEKNRHEEVFSPQRHIGQDAAGNVCKESGHTAVTLTKPSGLPEDKKEKVRTTRCSHLGCHLSWNPEEKTYECPCHGSRFDCRGRVIDGPAQKDITAGGGDE, from the coding sequence ATGCAGAAAAAGTCGTACTGGAATGAGACAGTATCAATTCCTGCGCGCAATCCGCTTGCGGGGGACATCAGTATAGATACAGTGATCATCGGCGGTGGAATGGCGGGCATCCTGACCGCTTTTTTGCTTAAGAAAAAGGGCAGGGAATGTATTGTACTGGAAGCGGAACGCATCGGAGGCGGGCAGACGGGATGTACAACCGCAAAAGTGACATCCCAGCACAATCTCATATACGCAGATCTGATAAAGACAAAAGGAGAAGTTCTGGCGAGGCAGTATGCCCAGGCGAATGAGGCGGCCATCAGAGAATATGAGTCAGTGATCCGGCAGAATAAGATAGACTGTGACTGGAAGGAATGTCCGGCATATCTGTACGCAGACAGAAAGAAGACAGAACTCCATAATGAGTACATGGCGGCGCTGCATCTCGGCATTCCGGCCAGGTGGACCGAGGATACGGAGCTGCCGTTTCGGGTAGAAGGAGCCCTGCGGTTCGACGCGCAGGCCCGGTTTCATCCGATAAAGTTTCTGAAGGCTGTCTCCGACGAGGTCACAGTATTTGAGAACACGAAGGTCATAAAAGTCACGGATAATGGCGTCGAGACAGATAAAGGCAACGTTCAGGCAGCCAATATCGTATTTGCATGTCATTACCCGTTTGTAAATATACCGGGATATTATTTTATGAGAATGTACCAGGAGCGAAGTTATGTACTTGCGGTAAAAGGGGCGCCTCCGTTAAATGGGGTATATCTGGGCGTTGACCAGGACAGCCTTTCACTGAGAACAGCCGGGGAACTGCTTCTTATCGGAGGAGAAGGCCACCGGACAGGAGAGGATACATGCGGCGGCCAGTATGGGAAACTAAAGAGCGCAGCGGCCAGATGGTGGCCGGACAGCAAAGAGGCATACCGGTGGTCGGCACAGGACTGTATGACACTGGACAAAGTCCCCTATATCGGTAGATACAGCAGGCGGAAACAGAACTGGTTTGTGGCGACAGGATTCCAAAAATGGGGAATGACGTCTTCTATGGTCTCTGCCATGATACTTTCTGATATGATAACCGGTGAGAAAAACCGTCATGAAGAAGTATTTTCTCCCCAAAGGCATATTGGGCAGGACGCCGCAGGAAACGTATGCAAAGAGAGCGGGCATACAGCCGTTACTCTGACAAAGCCGTCCGGACTTCCGGAAGATAAAAAGGAGAAGGTGAGGACTACGCGCTGTTCTCATCTGGGCTGCCACTTGTCCTGGAATCCGGAAGAAAAGACGTACGAATGTCCATGCCACGGCTCAAGATTTGACTGCAGGGGAAGAGTGATAGACGGCCCTGCGCAGAAAGACATAACTGCGGGAGGAGGAGACGAATGA
- a CDS encoding tocopherol cyclase family protein has protein sequence MKKYPYFEGWYLKHQANGEMIAFIPAVHAGITGEWEASVQVITGEGAWNFPYPVSECSIDKKNFRIKIGDNLFSKKGIKVDLKNREMSIKGGISYGPFTGLKKDIMGPFRLLPFLECNHGVVSMRHRARGSVTVNGKTLDMTGGTGYIETDWGHSFPKEYVWTQCLFNGKQEGSIMLSAADVPLWGRSFRGVICAAYLGGHMYRMATYLGARIVRYNEREVYLKQRKLFLKVTKLGERSFGLYAPQKGSMSRIIRESPVCRVRYQMWYGKKSILDITDNNASFEAVRAQQP, from the coding sequence ATGAAAAAATATCCGTATTTTGAAGGATGGTACCTGAAGCATCAGGCAAATGGTGAAATGATAGCATTTATCCCGGCGGTACACGCAGGGATCACCGGGGAGTGGGAGGCGTCCGTACAAGTCATCACCGGGGAAGGGGCTTGGAATTTTCCCTACCCGGTCTCTGAATGTTCCATAGATAAGAAGAATTTCAGAATCAAGATAGGAGATAACCTCTTTTCCAAAAAGGGCATTAAAGTAGATTTAAAAAACCGTGAAATGTCAATAAAAGGGGGGATCAGCTATGGGCCGTTCACTGGTCTTAAAAAGGACATTATGGGACCGTTCCGGCTGCTTCCGTTTCTGGAATGTAATCATGGCGTGGTCAGCATGAGGCACCGCGCCAGGGGGAGTGTGACTGTCAATGGGAAGACGCTGGATATGACAGGCGGGACAGGGTACATTGAGACAGACTGGGGACACTCTTTCCCGAAGGAATACGTTTGGACACAGTGCCTGTTCAATGGGAAGCAGGAGGGAAGCATTATGTTGTCTGCCGCAGATGTGCCTCTTTGGGGGAGAAGCTTTCGGGGCGTGATCTGTGCGGCATATCTTGGAGGGCATATGTACCGTATGGCAACATACCTCGGGGCACGGATCGTCCGTTATAATGAAAGGGAAGTATATTTGAAGCAGAGGAAGCTGTTTCTTAAAGTCACAAAACTGGGAGAACGCTCTTTTGGCCTGTACGCGCCGCAGAAAGGAAGCATGTCCAGAATTATCAGAGAGAGCCCGGTATGCAGAGTGAGATATCAGATGTGGTACGGCAAAAAATCAATATTGGACATTACAGATAACAACGCTTCGTTTGAAGCTGTAAGAGCACAGCAGCCGTAA